The Quadrisphaera setariae nucleotide sequence GAAGAGCCTGCAGAACGCTGCTGGCGTCCACCTGCTCTTCGCCGACCAGCTGAACACCTACGACGTCCTCTGCTCGGACGACGTCGTCTTCACCTCCGGCGCGCTGGAGGCCTTCCTGGCCGGCGCCACCCGCAGCGAGGAGGCCGCTCGATGAGCGAGACGCCCACCCCCGCGACGAGCACGGCCAGCGTGTTCGCCGCCGTCGGCAAGGACCCGCGCGACGTGCTCGTCGCCCCGGTCGTGTCCGAGAAGAGCTACGCGCTGCTCGACCAGGGCAAGTACACGTTCCTGGTCGACCCGCGTGCCAACAAGACCGAGATCAAGGTCGCCGTCGAGAAGGTCTTCGGCGTCAAGGTGGCCTCGGTCAACACCCTCAACCGCGAGGGCAAGAAGCGCCGCACGCGCACGGGGACCGGCAAGCGCAAGGACACCAAGCGCGCCGTCGTCACCCTGCGCGAGGGCACCATCGACATCTTCGGGGGAGGGGCCTGACATGGGCATCCGCCAGTACAAGCCCACCACGCCGGGCCGTCGTGGCTCCTCGGTCGCTGACTTCGTCGAGGTCACCCGCAGCGAGCCCGAGAAGTCGCTCGTCCGCCCGCTGCCCAAGAAGGGCGGCCGCAACTCCAGCGGTCGCATCACGACCCGCCACCAGGGCGGCGGCCACAAGCGCGCCTACCGCGTGATCGACTTCCGCCGTCACGACAAGGACGGCGTGCCGGCGACGGTCGCTCACATCGAGTACGACCCCAACCGCACGGCGCGCCTGGCGCTCCTGCACTACGTGGACGGGACGAAGCGCTACATCCTGGCGCCGACCCGTCTCAAGCAGGGTGACCGCATCGAGAACGGCCCCGAGGCCGACATCAAGCCGGGCAACAACCTGCCGCTGCGCAACATCCCCGTCGGCACCGTGGTGCACGCCGTGGAGCTGCGTCCCGGTGGCGGCGCCAAGATGGCCCGCTCGGCCGGCGCCTCGATCCGCCTGGTGGCCCGCGAGGGCGGGACCGCCCAGCTGCGCATGCCGTCCGGTGAGGTCCGCACCGTCTCGGTCGAGTGCCGCGCGACGGTCGGCGAGGTCGGCAACGCCGAGCAGTCGAACATCAACTGGGGCAAGGCCGGCCGCATGCGCTGGAAGGGCAAGCGCCCGACCGTCCGCGGTGTGGCCATGAACCCGATCGACCACCCGCACGGTGGTGGTGAGGGCAAGACCTCCGGTGGTCGTCACCCGGTCAGCCCCTGGGGCCAGGCCGAGGGTCGTACCCGCCGTCCCGGCAAGGCCAGCGACCGCCAGATCGTCCGTCGGCGCACTGCCGGCAAGAAGCGCTGAGGGAGTAGCTGAGCCATGCCGCGCAGCCTGAAGAAGGGCCCCTTCGTCGACGACCACCTCGCCAAGAAGGTGGACGCCCAGAACGAGAAGGGCACGAAGAACGTCATCCGCACGTGGTCGCGCCGTTCGATGATCATCCCGGACATGCTCGGGCACACGATCGCCGTGCACGACGGCCGCAAGCACGTGCCGGTGTTCGTCACCGAGGCGATGGTCGGGCACAAGCTCGGCGAGTTCGCCCCCACCCGCACCTTCCGCGGGCACGAGAAGGACGACCGCCGGGGCCGTCGCCGCTGACGCAGGTCAGCAGGTGACGAACTCCCCGACACAGCCGAGACACGAGGCAGGACGAGACATGGAAGCCAAGGCGCAGGCGCGGTACGTCCGCGTGACGCCGCAGAAGGCGCGGCGCGTCGTGGACCTGATCCGCGGACGCCGTGCCAGCGAGGCGCTGGCGGTGCTGAGCTTCGCTCCGCAGTCGGCCAGCGAGCCGGTGCTCAAGGTCGTGCAGAGCGCGATCGCGAACGCCCGCGTCAAGGCCGACCGCGCGAGTGAGGCCTTCGACGAGCGCAGCCTGGTCATCAGCGCTGCGTACGTCGACGAGGGCGTCTCGCTGAAGCGGTTCCGCCCGCGGGCCCAGGGCCGCGCGGGCCGGATCATCAAGCGCACCAGCCACATCACCGTGGTGGTCGCCCCTGAGGCCGAGAAGGCCGTCACGGGTGCCGCGCAGACGCAGACGAGGAGGGCCCGCTGATGGGGCAGAAGGTCAACCCGAACGGGTTCCGCCTCGGCATCACCACCGACCACCGGTCGCGCTGGTTCGCCGACAGCACGCGGCCCGGGCAGCGGTACCGCGACTACGTGAAGGAGGACGTGGAGATCCGCCGGCTCATGTCGAAGGGCATGGACCGGGCCGGCATCGCCCGCGTCGAGATCGAGCGCACCCGTGACCGGGTCCGCGTCGACATCCACACCGCCCGCCCCGGCATCGTCATCGGTCGCCGCGGCGCCGAGGCCGACCGCCTGCGCGGCGAGCTGGAGAAGCTCACCGGCAAGCAGGTCCAGCTGAACATCCTCGAGGTGAAGAACCCCGAGGTCGAGGCGCAGCTGGTCGCCCAGGGCATCGCCGAGCAGCTCGCGAGCCGCGTGTCCTTCCGTCGCGCCATGCGCAAGGGCATGCAGTCCGCGCAGCGCGCCGGCGCCAAGGGCATCCGCGTCCAGTGCTCGGGCCGCCTCGGCGGCGCCGAGATGAGCCGGTCGGAGTTCTACCGCGAGGGCCGTGTGCCGCTGCACACGCTCCGCGCCTACATCGACTACGGCTTCTACGAGGCCAAGACCACCTTCGGTCGCATCGGCGTGAAGGTCTGGGTCTACAAGGGCGACCACACCCAGCGCGAGCTCGCCGCGCAGGCCGCCACCGCTCCTCGCGGTGCGCGCCCGCCGCGCGGTGACCGCCCGCAGCGCGGTGACCGCCCCCAGCGCGGGGGCCACCCGCAGCGCGGCGAGGGCCAGGCCCCCGCCGCCGCCACCACTGCTCCGGCCGAGGCCGGGGCGTCCGCACCCGGATCGGAGGGCTGACCCGTGCTGATCCCTCGGCGCCTCGCGCACCGCAAGCAGCACCACCCCACCCGCCGTGGCCAGGCCACCGGCGGTACCGCGATCACCTTCGGGGACTTCGGCATCCAGGCGCTGGAGCACGGCTACGTGACCAACCGCCAGATCGAGTCCGCTCGTATCGCCATGACCCGCCACATCAAGCGCGGCGGAAAGGTCTGGATCAACATCTACCCGGACCGCCCGCTGACCAAGAAGCCCGCTGAGACCCGCATGGGTTCCGGCAAGGGCTCACCGGAGTGGTGGATCAGCAACGTCAAGCCCGGACGCGTGATGTTCGAGCTGTCCGGCGTGCCGGAGGAGATCGCCCGCGAGGCGATGCGGCGCGCGATCCACAAGCTGCCGATGAAGTGCCGCTTCATCACCCGTGAGGGAGGGCTGTCCTGATGGCCGTCGGGTCCAAGGGCCTCGAGCCCACCGCGCTGCGCGGTTTCGAGGACGAGCGCCTCGTCGAGGAGCTGCGCAAGGCCAAGGAGGAGCTCTTCAACCTCCGCTTCCAGTCGGCCACCGGCCAGCTCGAGAACCACGGTCGGCTGCGCGCCGTCCGCCGGGACATCGCCCGGATCTACACGACGATGCGTGAGCGCGAGCTCGGCATCGGGGAGGTCGACGCCCAGTGAGTGACGCAGTGAACGAGTCCACCACCGAGGGCCAGGCGCGCGGCTACCGCAAGACCCGGCGCGGCTACGTGGTCAGCGACAAGATGACCAAGACCGTGGTCGTCGCCGTCGAGGACCGCGTCAAGCACCCCCTCTACGCCAAGGTCATCCGCCGCACCGTCAAGGTGAAGGCGCACGACGAGAACGAGACCGCTGGCATCGGCGACCTCGTGAGCATCGCCGAGACCCGGCCGCTGTCTGCCACCAAGCGGTGGCGCGTGGTCGAGGTCCTCGAGCGGGCCAAGTAAGCCCACCCCACGGTCCCATCTAGTTCCGCGAGGCTCGACCCCCGCCGGCCGGCTGGCCGGCGGCGGGCGAGGACCGGCGTGACGACAGGAGAGAAGCAGTGATCCAGCAGGAGTCGCGGCTGCGCGTCGCCGACAACACGGGTGCCAAGGAGATCCTCTGCATCCGCGTGCTCGGCGGCAGCGGACGCCGCTACGCCGGCATCGGTGACGTCATCGTCGCCACCGTCAAGGACGCCATCCCCGGGGGTGCCGTCAAGAAGGGCGACGTCGTCAAGGCCGTCATCGTCCGCACCACCAAGGAGAACCGTCGTCCGGACGGTTCCTACATCCGCTTCGACGAGAACGCCGCGGTGATCCTGCGCAACGACGGCGACCCGCGCGGAACCCGCATCTTCGGTCCCGTCGGCCGCGAGCTGCGCGACAAGAAGTTCATGCGGATCATCTCGCTCGCCCCGGAGGTGCTCTGAGCCATGGCCAAGACCCGCATCAAGAAGGGTGACCTGGTCCAGGTCATCACCGGCAAGAAGCAGTCCCGCGGTGGCGACCGCGGCAAGACCGGGCGCGTCCTCGAGGTCTTCCCCGACCGCGGCCGCGTCCTGGTCGAGGGCATCAACCAGGTGACGAAGCACGTGAAGGCCGGCCAGACCGCCCGCGGCTCGCGCACCGGTGGGATCGAGACGCACGAGGCGCCGCTGCACATCAGCAACGTCGCGCTCGTCGACCCCAAGACCAAGAAGCCCACCCGCGTGGGCATCCGCACCGAGACCGTCGAGCGCGACGGCGTGCAGCGCACCGTGCGCGTGCGCGTCGCCCGCCGCTCGGGCGAGGACATCGCATGAGCACCGAGACCGCCACCACGAAGGCGCCGCCGCGCCTGAAGACCCGTTACGCCGAGGAGATCGCCCCGGCGCTGCGCGAGCAGTTCAAGCACGACAACGTGATGCAGGTCCCGCGCCTGGTCAAGGTCGTGGTGAACATGGGTGTCGGCGAGGCTGCTCGTGACTCCAAGCTCATCGACGGCGCGATCCGCGACCTCACGCTCATCACGGGTCAGCGCCCGGCGGTGACGAAGGCGCGCAAGTCCATCGCGCAGTTCAAGCTGCGCGAGGGCATGCCGATCGGCGCCCACGCCACGCTGCGCGGCGACCGCATGTGGGAGTTCCTGGACCGCCTGGTCAGCCTCGCGCTGCCCCGGATCAGGGACTTCCGCGGGCTCTCGCCCAAGCAGTTCGACGGCCGCGGCAACTACACCTTCGGCCTCGACGAGCAGTCGATGTTCCACGAGATCGACCAGGACAAGATCGACCGCGTCCGCGGCATGGACATCACGGTCGTCACCACCGCGACGAGCGACGACGAGGGCCGGGCGCTGCTGCGCCTGCTCGGCTTCCCGTTCCGCGAGAACTGACCGAGGACTGAGGCAGACACCCATGGCCAAGACCGCTCTGATCGTCAAGGCGTCGCGCAAGCCGAAGTTCGCGGTGCGCGCCTACACCCGCTGCCAGAAGTGCGGTCGTCCGCACTCGGTGTACCGCAAGTTCGGCCTGTGCCGCGTGTGCCTGCGCGACATGGCCCACCGCGGCGAGCTGCCGGGCATCACCAAGAGCTCCTGGTAAGCACCACACACCTCATCACCTGAAGATCCACTGCGCCGCAGGCCCCGCACCGCGGGGGACCACGGCGAGGAAGGGCGGACGAGCCCGATGACCATGACAGACCCGATCGCGGACATGCTGACGCGCCTGCGGAACGCCAACTCGGCGTACCACGACGACGTCGCCATGCCGTACAGCAAGCTGAAGTCCCGCGTGGCGGAGATCCTCAAGAGCGAGGGCTACATCTCCTCCTGGCGCGTCGAGGACGCCGAGGTGGGCAAGCGCCTCGTGCTGGACCTCAAGTACGGCCCCAACCGGGAGCGCTCCATCGCCGGCCTGCGCCGCGTGAGCAAGCCCGGGCTGCGCGTGTACGCCAAGTCGACCAACCTGCCGCGCGTGCTGGGCGGCCTGGGGGTGGCGATCCTTTCGACCTCCTCCGGCCTCCTCACGGACCGCCAGGCGAGCAAGCAGGGCGTGGGTGGGGAAGTCCTCGCCTACGTCTGGTGAGGGGGTAGAGCATGTCGCGCATCGGAAGGCTCCCCGTGGCCGTGCCGGCCGGGGTGGACGTCACCATCGACGGCGCCGAGGGCCGCACCGTCACCGTCAAGGGCCCCAAGGGGACCCTCACGCACACCGTGCCCGCTCCGCTGTCCGTCGACCGCGGTGAGGACGGCGTCATCGCCGTCACCCGCCCGAACGACGAGCGGCTGTCGAAGTCGCTGCACGGCCTGACCCGCACGCTGCTGGCCAACATGGTCACCGGCGTGACGCAGGGCTTCGAGAAGCAGATGGAGATCGTGGGCACCGGCTACCGCGTGCAGGCACGCGGTTCCGACCTCGAGTTCGCCCTCGGCTTCAGCCACCCCGTGCTGGTCAAGGCGCCGGAGGGCATCACCCTCACGGTGTCCGCGCCCAACCGCTTCGCGGTGGCGGGCATCGACAAGCAGCGCGTCGGCGAGGTCGCCGCGAACATCCGCAAGCTGCGCAAGCCCGACCCCTACAAGGGCAAGGGCGTGCGCTACGCCGGCGAGGTCGTCCGGCGCAAGGTCGGGAAGGCTGGTAAGTAGTCATGGCTCTCGCCAGTAGGACGAAGCTCCTCCGCAAGGGCGCTGCCAAGACCGGCGCTGCCGCTCGCTCCCGCCGCCACCTGCGCGTGCGCAAGAAGGTCTCCGGGACCGCGGTCCGCCCGCGTCTAGTGGTCACGCGCTCGGCGCGGCACATCGCCGTCCAGGTGGTGGACGACACCCTCGGCCGCACCCTGGCGTCGGCCTCCACCATGGAGGCGGACCTGCGCGGGCACGACGGCGACAAGACGGCCAAGGCCCGTCGCGTCGGCGAGCTCGTCGCCGAGCGCGCCAAGGCCGCGGGCGTCGAGGCCGTGGTCTTCGACCGCGGCGGCAACCGCTACCACGGCCGTGTGGCCGCAGTGGCGGACGGCGCCCGCGAGGGGGGGCTCTCCCTGTGAGCACCCGTACGAACCTGAGCAACGGAAGGAACGCCTGATGCCCGGACCACAGCGCAGGGGCGCCGGCGGCCCCCCCAGCGGGACCGGCGGCCCGGGGAACGACCGCGGCCAGCGCGGCGGCAACGACCGGGGCGGGCGCGGCGGCAACGACCGCGGCGGCCGCGGCGGTGACGCCGAGCGCAGCCAGTTCCTGGAGCGCGTCGTGACCATCAACCGCGTCGCCAAGGTCGTCAAGGGCGGCCGCCGCTTCAGCTTCACCGCGCTGGTCGTGGTGGGCGACGGTGACGGCACCCTCGGCGTCGGCTACGGGAAGGCCAAGGAGGTGCCCGCGGCGATCGCCAAGGGCGTGGAGGAGGCGAAGAAGAACTTCTTCCGCGTCCCCCGCATCCAGGGCACCATCCCCCACCCCGTGCAGGGCGAGGAGGCCGCTGGTGTGGTCCTCCTGCGTCCGGCGAGCCCCGGTACCGGCGTCATCGCCGGTGGCCCGGTGCGCGCCGTGCTCGAGTGCGCCGGCATCCACGACGTGCTGAGCAAGTCGCTGGGCTCCTCCAACGCGATCAACATCGTGCACGCCACGGTGGCCGCGCTGAAGGGGCTCGAGCAGCCCGAGTCCGTCGCGGCGCGCCGCGGCCTGACGGTCGAGGAGGTCGCTCCGGCGGCCCTCCTGCGGGCCAGGGCGGCGGCTGTCTGATGGCGCAGCTCAAGGTGACCCAGGTCAAGTCGGAGATCGGTGGCAAGCAGAACCACCGCGACACGCTGCGGACCCTCGGCCTCAAGCGGATCGGCCAGTCGGTCGTCCGCGAGGACCGTCCCGAGGTGCTCGGCATGCTGCGCGCGGTGCGCCACCTCGTGATCGTGGAGGAGGTGGACGCCCGATGAGCGAGGAGTCCACGCTGAAGGTCCACCACCTGCGGCCCGCCCCCGGGGCGAAGACCGCGAAGACCCGCGTGGGTCGTGGTGAGGCCAGCAAGGGCAAGACCGCGGGCCGCGGCACCAAGGGCACGAAGGCCCGCTACCAGGTGTCCGCGCGCTTCGAGGGCGGCCAGATGCCCCTGCACATGCGCCTGCCCAAGCTGCGC carries:
- the rplW gene encoding 50S ribosomal protein L23 is translated as MSETPTPATSTASVFAAVGKDPRDVLVAPVVSEKSYALLDQGKYTFLVDPRANKTEIKVAVEKVFGVKVASVNTLNREGKKRRTRTGTGKRKDTKRAVVTLREGTIDIFGGGA
- the rplB gene encoding 50S ribosomal protein L2 gives rise to the protein MGIRQYKPTTPGRRGSSVADFVEVTRSEPEKSLVRPLPKKGGRNSSGRITTRHQGGGHKRAYRVIDFRRHDKDGVPATVAHIEYDPNRTARLALLHYVDGTKRYILAPTRLKQGDRIENGPEADIKPGNNLPLRNIPVGTVVHAVELRPGGGAKMARSAGASIRLVAREGGTAQLRMPSGEVRTVSVECRATVGEVGNAEQSNINWGKAGRMRWKGKRPTVRGVAMNPIDHPHGGGEGKTSGGRHPVSPWGQAEGRTRRPGKASDRQIVRRRTAGKKR
- the rpsS gene encoding 30S ribosomal protein S19, which produces MPRSLKKGPFVDDHLAKKVDAQNEKGTKNVIRTWSRRSMIIPDMLGHTIAVHDGRKHVPVFVTEAMVGHKLGEFAPTRTFRGHEKDDRRGRRR
- the rplV gene encoding 50S ribosomal protein L22 produces the protein MEAKAQARYVRVTPQKARRVVDLIRGRRASEALAVLSFAPQSASEPVLKVVQSAIANARVKADRASEAFDERSLVISAAYVDEGVSLKRFRPRAQGRAGRIIKRTSHITVVVAPEAEKAVTGAAQTQTRRAR
- the rpsC gene encoding 30S ribosomal protein S3, which codes for MGQKVNPNGFRLGITTDHRSRWFADSTRPGQRYRDYVKEDVEIRRLMSKGMDRAGIARVEIERTRDRVRVDIHTARPGIVIGRRGAEADRLRGELEKLTGKQVQLNILEVKNPEVEAQLVAQGIAEQLASRVSFRRAMRKGMQSAQRAGAKGIRVQCSGRLGGAEMSRSEFYREGRVPLHTLRAYIDYGFYEAKTTFGRIGVKVWVYKGDHTQRELAAQAATAPRGARPPRGDRPQRGDRPQRGGHPQRGEGQAPAAATTAPAEAGASAPGSEG
- the rplP gene encoding 50S ribosomal protein L16 encodes the protein MLIPRRLAHRKQHHPTRRGQATGGTAITFGDFGIQALEHGYVTNRQIESARIAMTRHIKRGGKVWINIYPDRPLTKKPAETRMGSGKGSPEWWISNVKPGRVMFELSGVPEEIAREAMRRAIHKLPMKCRFITREGGLS
- the rpmC gene encoding 50S ribosomal protein L29, producing MAVGSKGLEPTALRGFEDERLVEELRKAKEELFNLRFQSATGQLENHGRLRAVRRDIARIYTTMRERELGIGEVDAQ
- the rpsQ gene encoding 30S ribosomal protein S17; protein product: MSDAVNESTTEGQARGYRKTRRGYVVSDKMTKTVVVAVEDRVKHPLYAKVIRRTVKVKAHDENETAGIGDLVSIAETRPLSATKRWRVVEVLERAK
- the rplN gene encoding 50S ribosomal protein L14 produces the protein MIQQESRLRVADNTGAKEILCIRVLGGSGRRYAGIGDVIVATVKDAIPGGAVKKGDVVKAVIVRTTKENRRPDGSYIRFDENAAVILRNDGDPRGTRIFGPVGRELRDKKFMRIISLAPEVL
- the rplX gene encoding 50S ribosomal protein L24, with protein sequence MAKTRIKKGDLVQVITGKKQSRGGDRGKTGRVLEVFPDRGRVLVEGINQVTKHVKAGQTARGSRTGGIETHEAPLHISNVALVDPKTKKPTRVGIRTETVERDGVQRTVRVRVARRSGEDIA
- the rplE gene encoding 50S ribosomal protein L5, translating into MSTETATTKAPPRLKTRYAEEIAPALREQFKHDNVMQVPRLVKVVVNMGVGEAARDSKLIDGAIRDLTLITGQRPAVTKARKSIAQFKLREGMPIGAHATLRGDRMWEFLDRLVSLALPRIRDFRGLSPKQFDGRGNYTFGLDEQSMFHEIDQDKIDRVRGMDITVVTTATSDDEGRALLRLLGFPFREN
- a CDS encoding type Z 30S ribosomal protein S14; the encoded protein is MAKTALIVKASRKPKFAVRAYTRCQKCGRPHSVYRKFGLCRVCLRDMAHRGELPGITKSSW
- the rpsH gene encoding 30S ribosomal protein S8; this encodes MTMTDPIADMLTRLRNANSAYHDDVAMPYSKLKSRVAEILKSEGYISSWRVEDAEVGKRLVLDLKYGPNRERSIAGLRRVSKPGLRVYAKSTNLPRVLGGLGVAILSTSSGLLTDRQASKQGVGGEVLAYVW
- the rplF gene encoding 50S ribosomal protein L6; the encoded protein is MSRIGRLPVAVPAGVDVTIDGAEGRTVTVKGPKGTLTHTVPAPLSVDRGEDGVIAVTRPNDERLSKSLHGLTRTLLANMVTGVTQGFEKQMEIVGTGYRVQARGSDLEFALGFSHPVLVKAPEGITLTVSAPNRFAVAGIDKQRVGEVAANIRKLRKPDPYKGKGVRYAGEVVRRKVGKAGK
- the rplR gene encoding 50S ribosomal protein L18; its protein translation is MALASRTKLLRKGAAKTGAAARSRRHLRVRKKVSGTAVRPRLVVTRSARHIAVQVVDDTLGRTLASASTMEADLRGHDGDKTAKARRVGELVAERAKAAGVEAVVFDRGGNRYHGRVAAVADGAREGGLSL
- the rpsE gene encoding 30S ribosomal protein S5, with translation MPGPQRRGAGGPPSGTGGPGNDRGQRGGNDRGGRGGNDRGGRGGDAERSQFLERVVTINRVAKVVKGGRRFSFTALVVVGDGDGTLGVGYGKAKEVPAAIAKGVEEAKKNFFRVPRIQGTIPHPVQGEEAAGVVLLRPASPGTGVIAGGPVRAVLECAGIHDVLSKSLGSSNAINIVHATVAALKGLEQPESVAARRGLTVEEVAPAALLRARAAAV
- the rpmD gene encoding 50S ribosomal protein L30 produces the protein MAQLKVTQVKSEIGGKQNHRDTLRTLGLKRIGQSVVREDRPEVLGMLRAVRHLVIVEEVDAR